From a single Fusobacterium ulcerans ATCC 49185 genomic region:
- a CDS encoding 1-deoxy-D-xylulose-5-phosphate synthase, with amino-acid sequence MYLEKINSPKDLKGMNIEELKKLATEMRTALLNKLSKTGGHIGPNLGMVEAIIAMHYVFNSPIDKFVFDVSHQSYPHKMLTGRKDAYLYEERFHDVSGYTNPEESEHDMFNIGHTSTSVSLASGLAKARDLKNDAENIIAVIGDGSLSGGEALEGLDFAGELKSNFIIIVNDNDMSIAENHGGLYKNLKKLRESNGANECNFFKAMGLDYIYENEGNDIEKLIEAFTKVKDIDHPIVVHINTQKGKGYKFAEENKENWHWNFPFDIETGNVSLSFGEDYGSITGEYLLNKMKKDPKVTAVVAGVPTNIGFTSEKRKEAGKQFIDVGIAEEHAVAMISGIAKNGCKPVFATYSSFIQRTYDQISQDLCINNNPATILVNGASIYSMNDVTHLGIFDIPLISNIPNIVYLAPTSKDEYLAMLDWSIEQTQYPVAIRIPSNDVISDNRHVDTNYSNINKYQLDVKGSKVAILALGDFYQLGEEVSKEIEKELGFIPTLINPRYITGLDETMLQELQNNHDMIITLEDGILNGGFGEKIASFYGTADMKVKNYGFKKEFIDRYDVKEIMNENGITKEQIIKDILKCNIL; translated from the coding sequence ATGTATTTAGAAAAAATAAACAGTCCAAAAGATTTAAAAGGAATGAATATTGAAGAATTAAAAAAATTGGCAACTGAAATGAGAACTGCCCTGCTTAATAAACTGAGCAAAACTGGAGGACATATAGGCCCAAATCTTGGAATGGTTGAAGCAATAATTGCTATGCATTATGTTTTCAACTCTCCAATAGATAAATTTGTATTTGATGTATCTCACCAAAGCTATCCTCATAAAATGCTTACTGGAAGAAAAGATGCTTATCTTTATGAAGAACGTTTTCATGATGTTTCAGGATATACAAATCCTGAAGAAAGTGAGCATGATATGTTTAATATAGGACATACTTCAACATCTGTCAGTCTAGCTTCCGGTCTAGCAAAAGCAAGAGATTTAAAAAATGATGCTGAAAATATTATTGCTGTTATTGGAGATGGTTCTCTAAGCGGCGGAGAAGCATTAGAAGGACTGGATTTTGCTGGAGAATTAAAGAGTAATTTCATCATTATTGTCAATGATAATGATATGTCTATTGCTGAAAACCATGGAGGATTATACAAGAATCTAAAAAAACTTAGAGAAAGCAATGGAGCTAACGAATGTAATTTCTTTAAAGCAATGGGATTAGACTATATCTATGAAAACGAAGGAAATGATATTGAAAAATTAATTGAAGCATTTACAAAAGTAAAAGATATTGATCACCCAATAGTTGTTCATATCAATACTCAAAAAGGTAAAGGATATAAATTTGCTGAAGAAAACAAAGAAAACTGGCACTGGAACTTCCCATTTGATATAGAAACAGGAAATGTATCACTGTCTTTTGGTGAAGATTATGGTTCAATAACTGGGGAATATCTATTGAATAAAATGAAAAAAGATCCTAAAGTAACTGCTGTTGTTGCAGGTGTTCCAACTAATATTGGATTTACTTCTGAAAAAAGAAAAGAAGCAGGAAAACAATTTATAGATGTTGGAATTGCTGAAGAACATGCTGTTGCTATGATTTCAGGAATTGCTAAAAATGGCTGCAAACCAGTATTTGCTACATATTCAAGCTTTATCCAAAGAACATATGATCAAATATCACAAGATTTATGCATTAACAATAATCCTGCAACTATTCTAGTAAATGGAGCATCTATTTACAGCATGAACGATGTTACACACTTAGGTATTTTTGATATTCCATTGATTTCAAATATTCCTAATATTGTTTATCTGGCACCTACTTCTAAAGATGAATATCTTGCTATGCTGGACTGGAGTATAGAACAAACTCAATATCCTGTGGCAATTCGTATTCCTAGTAATGATGTTATATCAGACAATAGACACGTTGATACTAATTACAGCAATATTAATAAATATCAGCTGGATGTAAAAGGAAGCAAAGTGGCAATACTAGCATTAGGAGATTTCTATCAATTGGGAGAAGAAGTTTCAAAAGAGATAGAAAAGGAACTTGGATTTATACCTACATTGATTAACCCAAGATATATTACAGGACTTGATGAAACAATGCTTCAAGAACTTCAAAATAATCATGATATGATTATCACTTTAGAAGATGGTATCTTAAATGGTGGATTTGGAGAAAAAATAGCATCTTTCTATGGAACAGCAGATATGAAAGTTAAAAATTATGGCTTCAAGAAAGAATTTATTGATAGATATGATGTAAAAGAAATCATGAATGAAAATGGCATTACAAAAGAACAAATAATCAAAGATATTCTCAAGTGTAATATTCTATAG
- a CDS encoding autotransporter outer membrane beta-barrel domain-containing protein: MKKNSKKRFKEKIKVTLKILVLFVIIKNIGYSEENLQDIEMGIEIKNKSNEVIDVSDINLGAYKEVNGLKIENSENISVNIDEINTILNKKTGTISSVLYGKGLINDTSEVYMSDELKINVTTEELEGNTTSLVGVTNGGKLILGENTKINIAANGNVASNSITYGVYLNGTSLTHFGRGSEINVSASAGFVAGISTNFSEINDNYGIVIGDNVKIKAEVTNAVSGNNNQALGIYSVTGNTVTIGNDLIIETEINLFNGATGGSYAIKNVKNGKMIIGNNAILSTKGNNATSQSAIYNNTNSNFEIGNGAKITSVLNSENQKNSAYTVYNSGNSTMNIGTDSEINVKGSNARQVSAVYNGLSSELVIEDKSIITAWAENTNFLMGLYNNSGGKMKIGNEGKITSIFNSKNQENTAHSVYNMKGSMLNIGKNSEINVIGKDANQISAVYNSDSSSELVIEDGGTITALGENTAFVVGMHNTKEGKMKIGNEGKITSILNSKDQENKAYSVYNKEGSMLNIGKNSEINVMGKDANQISAVCNRDSSSELVIEDGGIITASGENTNFIMGLYNMNEGKMKIGNEGKITSIIDSKDQKNSAYSVYNTGNSTLNIGKNSEINVMGKGARQISAVYNNGASSELIIEEGGTITASGENTVFVMGLYSENSGSIKIGDRVKIISSLDSIGQENNVFGISNTKNSTLNIGEKAEISAVGKDANQVVAVYNGGSSSKLTIENGSIITASGLGNNNIIGAVWNEEGNIKLNGGTSIYSDGYAVYNENGSVSIEDEGYSKKIQGDIFSTKAGAVTDILLDTDDSYLEGASFKNNGGIFNFGLKNNAVWYVPQNSAVTNFDIENGIVDMTQNYSGETIKGKQVISIDKTSGSGGTYIMDISPEDRDQTGDKTDGINIEKADAAQKNYIQAGKTSITGLVNHNFSDKESSSIKIASADKNVTFEGTKFTDTASIYDYVLSLEENIKGEAGEKNTWYVTGVEKQEGEVIKNIETAITLNYMSAVSSRSELNSVHKRLGEIHNGTSENGTWAGTSSGQMEHNKSSEKFKNEYNALQIGYDKRKETEKRSIFTGFAVHKKEGKTDFKNGDGKNYDIGISLYKSFVMEDNSYANLVVKYSYINNEHKNYTSDMQEMKTDYDTWSGSISFEYGKKYTKNSWYMIPQMQMDYTFVKGADYAMNSGIKVEQKNINSLVGRAGMYAGYDFERSSHFIKTGILQEFSGDYGARITGIDTTVNKKYKGKDTWLEAGIGGYFEVGKTGTTNIYYNIEKTFGSKFERNWQVSLGLRIKF, encoded by the coding sequence GATACAAGTGAAGTTTATATGTCAGATGAGTTGAAAATAAATGTTACTACAGAAGAATTAGAAGGAAATACAACAAGCCTTGTTGGAGTTACTAATGGAGGAAAATTAATTTTGGGAGAAAATACCAAAATAAATATTGCAGCAAATGGAAATGTTGCTTCAAATTCAATAACTTATGGAGTATATCTTAATGGGACATCATTAACTCATTTTGGAAGAGGAAGTGAAATAAATGTTTCAGCTTCAGCAGGATTTGTAGCAGGAATTAGTACAAATTTTAGTGAAATTAATGATAACTATGGTATTGTTATTGGAGATAACGTAAAAATAAAAGCAGAAGTAACAAATGCAGTGAGTGGAAATAATAATCAGGCACTAGGGATTTATAGTGTTACTGGAAATACAGTAACAATTGGGAACGATTTAATAATAGAAACAGAAATAAATCTTTTTAATGGAGCAACTGGTGGATCTTATGCAATCAAAAATGTAAAGAATGGGAAAATGATAATAGGAAATAATGCAATATTAAGTACAAAAGGAAATAATGCAACTTCACAGTCAGCAATATATAATAATACAAATTCAAATTTTGAAATAGGAAATGGAGCTAAAATAACATCTGTTCTTAATTCAGAAAATCAAAAAAATTCTGCATATACTGTTTATAATTCTGGAAATTCAACAATGAATATAGGGACAGACTCTGAGATAAATGTAAAAGGAAGTAATGCAAGACAAGTGTCAGCAGTATATAATGGATTATCTTCAGAACTTGTGATAGAAGATAAGAGTATTATAACAGCTTGGGCAGAAAATACTAATTTTCTAATGGGATTGTATAATAATAGTGGTGGAAAAATGAAGATAGGAAATGAAGGAAAAATAACTTCAATTTTCAATTCAAAAAATCAAGAAAATACTGCTCATTCTGTATATAATATGAAAGGTTCAATGTTGAATATTGGAAAAAATTCTGAAATAAATGTAATAGGAAAAGATGCAAATCAAATATCAGCAGTATATAATAGTGATTCATCTTCAGAGTTGGTAATAGAAGATGGAGGAACTATAACAGCTTTGGGAGAAAATACTGCTTTTGTAGTAGGAATGCATAACACAAAGGAAGGAAAAATGAAGATAGGAAATGAAGGAAAAATAACTTCAATTCTTAACTCAAAGGATCAAGAGAATAAGGCTTATTCTGTATATAACAAGGAAGGTTCAATGTTGAATATTGGAAAAAATTCTGAAATAAATGTAATGGGAAAAGATGCAAATCAAATATCAGCAGTATGCAATCGTGATTCATCTTCAGAGTTGGTAATAGAAGATGGAGGAATTATAACAGCTTCAGGGGAAAATACTAATTTTATAATGGGGTTGTATAACATGAATGAGGGGAAAATGAAGATAGGAAATGAAGGAAAAATAACTTCAATTATTGATTCAAAAGATCAAAAGAATTCTGCTTATTCTGTATATAATACAGGAAATTCAACATTAAATATAGGGAAAAATTCTGAAATAAATGTAATGGGAAAAGGTGCAAGACAGATCTCAGCGGTGTATAATAACGGAGCATCTTCAGAGTTGATAATAGAAGAAGGGGGAACTATAACAGCTTCAGGAGAAAATACTGTTTTTGTAATGGGATTATACAGTGAGAATAGTGGAAGTATTAAAATAGGAGATAGAGTAAAGATTATATCAAGTCTGGATTCTATAGGTCAAGAGAATAATGTTTTTGGAATTAGCAATACAAAAAATTCAACATTAAATATAGGGGAAAAAGCTGAAATAAGTGCAGTAGGAAAAGATGCAAATCAGGTAGTAGCAGTATATAATGGTGGTTCATCTTCAAAACTTACAATAGAGAATGGAAGTATAATAACTGCTTCAGGATTGGGAAATAATAATATAATAGGAGCAGTATGGAATGAAGAAGGAAATATAAAACTTAATGGAGGAACCAGCATATATTCAGATGGATATGCAGTATATAATGAGAATGGGAGTGTATCAATAGAAGATGAAGGATACAGTAAAAAAATTCAAGGGGATATATTCTCAACAAAAGCTGGGGCTGTAACAGACATCTTATTAGATACTGATGATTCATATTTAGAAGGAGCTTCTTTTAAAAATAATGGAGGCATATTTAATTTTGGATTAAAAAATAATGCAGTATGGTATGTTCCACAAAATAGTGCAGTAACAAATTTTGATATAGAAAATGGAATAGTAGATATGACACAGAATTACAGTGGAGAAACTATCAAAGGAAAACAGGTTATATCAATTGATAAGACATCTGGAAGTGGAGGAACATATATTATGGATATATCTCCAGAAGATAGAGATCAGACAGGAGATAAAACAGATGGTATCAATATAGAAAAAGCAGATGCAGCACAAAAAAATTATATTCAAGCAGGAAAAACTTCTATTACAGGTTTAGTAAATCATAATTTTTCTGACAAAGAAAGCTCTTCTATTAAGATAGCTTCTGCAGATAAAAATGTAACTTTTGAAGGAACTAAATTTACAGACACAGCAAGTATATATGATTATGTATTGTCACTTGAAGAAAATATAAAAGGAGAAGCAGGAGAAAAGAATACATGGTATGTAACTGGAGTAGAGAAGCAAGAAGGAGAAGTAATAAAAAATATAGAAACTGCAATAACTTTAAATTATATGAGTGCTGTGTCATCACGTTCAGAATTAAATTCTGTCCATAAAAGACTTGGTGAGATACATAATGGTACTTCTGAAAATGGTACATGGGCAGGAACATCAAGTGGACAAATGGAGCACAATAAGTCATCTGAAAAATTTAAAAATGAATACAATGCATTGCAGATAGGATATGATAAGAGAAAAGAAACAGAAAAAAGAAGTATTTTTACAGGGTTTGCAGTACATAAAAAAGAGGGAAAAACAGATTTCAAAAATGGGGATGGTAAAAATTATGATATAGGAATATCTCTATATAAATCTTTTGTAATGGAGGATAATAGCTATGCAAATTTAGTAGTTAAATATAGTTATATAAATAATGAACATAAAAATTATACAAGTGATATGCAGGAAATGAAAACTGATTATGATACATGGTCAGGGAGTATAAGTTTTGAGTATGGAAAAAAATATACAAAGAATAGCTGGTATATGATCCCACAAATGCAAATGGACTATACATTTGTAAAAGGAGCTGATTATGCAATGAACAGTGGTATAAAAGTAGAGCAGAAAAATATTAACAGCTTGGTGGGAAGAGCAGGAATGTATGCAGGTTATGATTTTGAAAGAAGCAGTCATTTTATAAAAACAGGAATACTACAGGAATTTTCAGGAGATTATGGAGCTAGAATAACGGGCATAGATACAACAGTAAATAAAAAATATAAAGGGAAAGATACATGGCTGGAAGCAGGTATAGGAGGATATTTTGAAGTAGGAAAAACAGGAACAACAAATATATATTACAATATAGAAAAAACATTTGGAAGTAAATTTGAAAGAAATTGGCAAGTAAGTTTAGGATTGAGAATAAAATTTTGA